One window of Bacillus sp. (in: firmicutes) genomic DNA carries:
- the hflX gene encoding GTPase HflX, protein MIENQTQKERALLVGCQLPNMDDERFLYSMDELASLTKTAQGLALMSLSQKRNKVHSATYIGKGKIEEIVLLEQELEIDIIIFNDELSPSQMRNLSEKFEARVIDRTQLILDIFASRARSKEGKLQVELAQYEYLLPRLAGQGLALSRLGGGIGTRGPGETKLEADRRHIRRRIDEIKGQLRTIVEHRNRYRERRKKNQSFQLSLVGYTNAGKSTIFNRLTEAGSFEENLLFATLDPMTRKFLLPCGLTTLLTDTVGFIEDLPTALIAAFRSTLEEVKEADLILHVVDCSNPDYFNHEKTVYRILEDLEIKDIPILTVYNKKDLASTHFVPSTNDMVFISAYDDIDIQTLQKNIETKIINQMEYYHLLIPSSDGRLLAQLKSETVLLEQQFNEQKELYECKGYMNPNLALYQQTKEFHIH, encoded by the coding sequence TTGATAGAAAATCAAACACAAAAAGAACGAGCACTATTGGTAGGTTGTCAGTTGCCGAATATGGACGATGAACGGTTTTTATATTCAATGGATGAGTTAGCCTCGCTTACGAAAACGGCTCAAGGCCTCGCTCTGATGAGCCTTTCGCAAAAAAGAAATAAAGTGCACTCGGCAACATATATCGGGAAAGGGAAAATCGAAGAAATTGTTCTGCTCGAACAGGAATTGGAAATCGATATCATTATTTTCAATGATGAGCTCTCACCATCACAAATGCGCAATCTATCCGAAAAATTCGAGGCTAGGGTGATTGACCGTACACAGCTTATTCTTGATATTTTCGCATCAAGGGCACGGTCGAAGGAAGGTAAATTACAAGTAGAGCTTGCCCAATATGAGTATTTACTACCTCGCCTAGCTGGACAGGGATTAGCTTTGTCACGCCTTGGTGGTGGTATTGGTACAAGAGGCCCTGGTGAAACGAAGCTTGAAGCCGATCGCCGCCATATTCGCCGCCGGATTGATGAAATAAAAGGACAGCTCCGGACGATTGTAGAACACAGAAATCGTTACCGAGAAAGAAGAAAGAAAAATCAATCGTTCCAACTCTCGCTCGTAGGCTATACGAATGCAGGAAAATCAACAATTTTTAACAGACTAACAGAAGCAGGGTCTTTTGAGGAGAATTTATTATTCGCAACCCTTGATCCGATGACAAGGAAGTTTCTTTTACCTTGTGGATTGACAACATTGCTGACTGATACGGTTGGTTTTATTGAGGATCTACCAACGGCATTAATTGCTGCTTTCCGATCAACGCTTGAGGAAGTCAAGGAAGCGGATTTAATTTTACATGTTGTTGATTGTTCCAATCCTGATTATTTTAATCATGAAAAAACAGTATATAGAATACTTGAGGACCTTGAAATTAAAGATATTCCAATCTTAACGGTTTATAATAAAAAAGATTTAGCTTCAACCCATTTTGTCCCATCAACAAATGATATGGTTTTCATTAGTGCTTATGACGATATAGACATACAGACACTACAGAAAAATATTGAAACAAAGATTATCAATCAAATGGAATATTACCATTTACTTATTCCAAGCTCAGATGGGCGCTTACTTGCGCAACTAAAATCAGAAACGGTTTTATTGGAACAGCAATTTAATGAACAAAAAGAGCTTTACGAATGTAAAGGGTATATGAATCCGAACTTAGCATTATACCAACAGACAAAGGAATTTCATATTCATTAA